The window GGATCAACGAGCTCGCCGAACGCGTCGGCATCACCGCCCCGCCCTGCCTGCGCCGGGTCCGCGCCTTGCGCAGCCGCGGTGTGGTGCAGGCGATCCGCGCCACGCTGGACGAACGGCTATTGGGCTATGAGGTGACGACCTTCGTCCTGATCCAGCTCGACAGCCAGAACCTGGTTGCGATCGAGGCGTTCGAGGCGGCGGTCGCGGCCGTGCCGCGCTTCCTGCAATGCTGGCGGATCTCGGGCGATGCGGATTTCATGCTGAGATGCGTCGCGCCCAGCGTCGACGATATGCGTCAGCAGCTGCTGCAGTTCGCGGGTCTGCCCAACGTGCGCAAAATTCGAAGTTTTCCGGTGCTCGGCGTCTCCAAGGATGCGCCGCTGCCAATCCCGGGTGCCCTCGCCGCGCCAAGCCCCGCGGGCTGACCCGGAGCCCCTTCCGCCAGACTCGTCATGCCCGGCCTCGTGCCAGGCATCCACGTCGTTTCTTCATTCAGGCAGCAAAGACGTTTATGGCCGGGACAAGCCCGGCCATGACGGAATTGAACTCGTTTTGAAGCGGTATGGCCTAGTGCGTCCACGGCTCCCAGCGGCGGAACGCGAAATTGTCGGCATAGGCGATCTGGCGGTGAGCGGAATCCTTCGGCTCGATCACCTGGTAGGCAATGCCCTTGCGCTCGCAATAGGCGACCGCCTCCTCCTTGGTCTCGAACTGCAGCGTGAG of the Bradyrhizobium quebecense genome contains:
- a CDS encoding Lrp/AsnC family transcriptional regulator, yielding MTERPQLDDIDLRILSELQRDGRIRINELAERVGITAPPCLRRVRALRSRGVVQAIRATLDERLLGYEVTTFVLIQLDSQNLVAIEAFEAAVAAVPRFLQCWRISGDADFMLRCVAPSVDDMRQQLLQFAGLPNVRKIRSFPVLGVSKDAPLPIPGALAAPSPAG
- a CDS encoding ETC complex I subunit, with amino-acid sequence MTARIFKPAKNAMQSGRAKTKEWQLDYEPEQPRTVEPLMGWTSSTDMKQQLTLQFETKEEAVAYCERKGIAYQVIEPKDSAHRQIAYADNFAFRRWEPWTH